Proteins encoded together in one Desulfurispira natronophila window:
- a CDS encoding c-type heme family protein, with protein MTDLIRKYVIYLYSFIGLILFGVFIFFGLQLNQSAKEQLLDRGRAYMQEIIYVRRWVSLHGGIYVKKQEGMEPSQHLEEVFGPRSRIVDDDGNEYLLRTPAMVTHEVSDLARLQGEFAFRMASTSPINPRNQADEFEAASIEDFRSGIREAYTYEHMEDRQYFRYMAPLPIEPSCVRCHQNYVPGEVHGGISIWVPADIIMQELRNNRLILIIASTLTIALVLIGIYFLSLPFMSRINHRMDSAHRGWENARRRYQYLFHHVRDGIIVLTRDGDAYRIADANDPFCQLFGYPRCELENADFLTLTPEDHKAALQHHLQLWKNEAPPPLECHMRKRDGREVVVEISLSSLDMRHFEGVVAMVRDISERKRLEVQRQILVQQSKMATMGQMLTNITHQWGQPLTGLGLILQNIRKRCHDDTKTQEQVERGLESISFLTQTVKVFRDFLRPSRQKTPFDVARACHEVLHMLSPLLQHHHIQAHIDDKPQQTVMAMGYTNEFKQVVLNLICNAKDSILEARRHQGLGNHEGTISIFFTTTPKSCCIDIYNTGTSLPAGMESQIFNQNFSTRPEGMGIGLFMTRTIIEDYMGGSIRASNQDQGVNFRITLPHYAEPSPIKSKEA; from the coding sequence TTGACAGACCTGATACGCAAGTATGTCATCTACCTCTACAGCTTTATTGGGCTCATACTCTTTGGTGTCTTTATCTTTTTCGGCCTGCAGCTCAATCAATCCGCCAAGGAACAGCTTCTGGACCGCGGACGAGCGTACATGCAGGAGATAATCTATGTGCGTCGCTGGGTTTCCCTGCACGGTGGCATTTACGTCAAGAAGCAGGAGGGCATGGAACCGAGTCAACATCTGGAAGAAGTCTTTGGCCCCCGCAGCCGCATTGTGGATGATGACGGAAATGAGTACCTGTTGCGTACCCCGGCCATGGTTACCCACGAAGTTTCCGATCTGGCTCGCCTGCAAGGTGAGTTTGCCTTTCGCATGGCCAGCACTTCACCCATTAACCCCCGTAATCAGGCAGATGAGTTTGAGGCTGCCTCCATAGAGGATTTCCGCTCCGGGATACGCGAAGCCTATACCTACGAACATATGGAAGATCGCCAATATTTTCGATATATGGCACCACTCCCCATCGAGCCATCCTGCGTACGCTGCCACCAGAACTACGTTCCCGGTGAAGTGCACGGCGGCATCAGTATATGGGTACCCGCTGATATTATCATGCAGGAACTTCGCAATAATCGCCTGATTCTGATTATCGCGTCAACCCTGACCATTGCCCTGGTGCTCATCGGAATATACTTCCTCTCACTGCCTTTCATGAGTCGGATCAATCACCGCATGGACTCTGCGCATCGTGGCTGGGAAAACGCCCGCCGTCGCTACCAGTACCTTTTCCATCACGTGCGCGACGGCATCATCGTCTTGACTCGCGATGGGGATGCCTACCGCATTGCCGATGCCAACGACCCGTTCTGCCAGCTGTTTGGTTACCCACGCTGTGAGCTGGAAAACGCCGATTTCCTCACCTTGACCCCCGAAGACCACAAAGCAGCTCTGCAGCATCACCTGCAACTATGGAAGAACGAAGCGCCACCTCCGCTGGAGTGCCACATGCGTAAACGCGACGGCCGCGAAGTGGTAGTAGAAATAAGCCTGAGCTCTCTTGACATGCGCCATTTTGAAGGTGTTGTGGCTATGGTGCGCGACATATCAGAGCGCAAGCGGCTGGAAGTGCAGCGCCAAATCCTGGTCCAGCAATCGAAAATGGCCACCATGGGACAAATGCTCACCAATATTACGCACCAGTGGGGGCAGCCCCTGACCGGACTGGGACTCATTCTGCAAAATATTCGCAAACGCTGCCACGACGACACGAAAACCCAGGAGCAAGTGGAAAGGGGACTGGAGAGCATCAGCTTCCTCACCCAAACCGTCAAGGTTTTTCGTGACTTCCTGCGCCCCAGTCGCCAAAAAACACCCTTTGACGTTGCCCGCGCGTGCCATGAGGTGCTCCATATGCTAAGCCCGCTTTTGCAGCATCACCACATTCAAGCCCATATCGACGACAAACCCCAGCAGACCGTTATGGCTATGGGGTACACCAACGAGTTCAAACAGGTGGTGCTCAACCTGATCTGCAACGCCAAAGACTCCATCCTGGAGGCCCGTCGTCATCAGGGCCTTGGCAATCATGAGGGAACCATCAGCATCTTTTTCACTACCACCCCAAAGAGTTGCTGTATTGATATTTACAATACCGGCACCAGTCTTCCCGCCGGAATGGAAAGTCAAATTTTTAATCAAAACTTCAGCACACGCCCCGAGGGCATGGGGATAGGCCTATTCATGACTCGCACCATCATCGAGGACTATATGGGCGGCTCCATCAGGGCATCCAACCAGGATCAAGGTGTCAACTTCCGAATCACCCTTCCCCACTATGCAGAGCCTTCACCAATAAAATCAAAAGAGGCCTAA
- a CDS encoding rod-binding protein, whose protein sequence is MLPATVTQAPVVTPHHIEKNENLTDDERGQILRSCQHFESLLVNIMFTTMRQTIADGGLVEKSNAEEIFTSFLDTEYSKLASTSSNNGVGLAGMMYEQLTEESVDKVPPMPHVSEFDSRLNFGLSAAPTRTEAASSATQPVIDPRRLEDFYFSAQ, encoded by the coding sequence ATGCTACCGGCTACTGTCACCCAAGCACCTGTGGTAACGCCGCACCACATTGAAAAAAACGAGAACCTGACTGACGATGAACGCGGGCAGATCCTCCGATCTTGCCAGCACTTCGAGTCTTTGCTGGTTAACATCATGTTCACCACAATGAGACAAACCATAGCAGATGGTGGTCTTGTTGAAAAGTCCAACGCCGAGGAGATATTTACCTCCTTTCTCGACACCGAGTACTCCAAGCTGGCCAGCACCAGCAGTAATAATGGGGTGGGCCTGGCTGGCATGATGTATGAGCAGCTGACAGAAGAATCGGTGGATAAGGTTCCCCCTATGCCCCATGTGAGCGAATTTGACTCACGGCTGAATTTTGGTCTCTCGGCAGCCCCAACCCGCACGGAAGCTGCCAGCAGCGCCACTCAGCCAGTGATAGATCCTCGTCGCCTGGAGGACTTCTACTTTTCTGCGCAGTAA
- the flgM gene encoding flagellar biosynthesis anti-sigma factor FlgM encodes MKVNGFGTSPIDAYLKNNRSQPKGKDEGVVQGREATSGANAQNTDKVNFSGVYMEAAKATKEAVESPDVRQERVDTLKSAIKRGDYNLNLDMLAIRLAEVLGRK; translated from the coding sequence ATGAAAGTCAATGGATTTGGCACTTCGCCCATCGATGCCTACCTCAAGAACAATCGGTCCCAGCCAAAAGGCAAGGACGAAGGGGTTGTTCAAGGCAGGGAAGCGACTTCAGGGGCGAATGCGCAGAACACTGATAAGGTAAACTTTTCCGGGGTCTACATGGAGGCGGCCAAGGCCACCAAAGAAGCGGTAGAGTCACCGGATGTGCGTCAGGAAAGGGTAGACACTCTCAAGAGTGCAATCAAGCGCGGTGATTACAATCTCAATCTGGATATGCTGGCAATCAGATTGGCAGAGGTGCTGGGGAGGAAGTAA
- the flgN gene encoding flagellar export chaperone FlgN, which produces MDTHESAGFTLSELYTNYAQLRDMLQENREYIVEGDLDGVNRISNLMETLVLKIRLLEDTLDSFMQDYATRHDVECKLFEIAGHMEPWGGDFTDSVVRLRDLVKDVDRQTYVNRQLLHSGIKLNSHFLSLVDRELKTSRGYGSNGGATDKRQSVLVSKKV; this is translated from the coding sequence TTGGATACCCATGAAAGTGCAGGGTTTACCCTGTCTGAGCTTTATACTAACTATGCACAGCTGCGTGATATGTTGCAGGAAAACCGTGAATATATTGTCGAGGGGGACCTTGATGGGGTCAACCGCATCAGTAACCTGATGGAAACACTGGTGCTGAAGATTCGGTTGCTGGAGGATACCCTCGATAGCTTTATGCAGGACTATGCCACCCGGCATGATGTAGAGTGCAAGCTTTTTGAAATCGCAGGTCACATGGAGCCCTGGGGTGGTGACTTTACCGATAGCGTCGTGCGTTTGCGTGACCTGGTGAAAGATGTTGATCGGCAGACCTATGTCAACCGGCAGTTGTTGCACAGTGGCATAAAGCTTAATTCGCATTTTTTATCGCTGGTAGACCGCGAGTTGAAAACCTCCAGGGGATATGGTTCCAACGGGGGGGCAACAGACAAGCGCCAGTCGGTGCTGGTAAGCAAGAAAGTATAG